One Cotesia glomerata isolate CgM1 linkage group LG8, MPM_Cglom_v2.3, whole genome shotgun sequence genomic window carries:
- the LOC123270284 gene encoding sphingosine-1-phosphate phosphatase 2-like → MDVINYLKDAELVAKIQKFFGVYYSESIVIEKNGETSGLCPKNGSKKNQNGCLSINNSNLCQNDRGNESSKAQVNCTDCSYDDNNETTKVKAKKLKLPIISNYYWYYLFLFSTQLGDEIFYTTFIPFLFWNIDAVVGRRVVLVWGIIMTIGQILKDIIRWPRPECPPAIKLQNKWSQEYGMPSTHAAIGVAIPFSIIIFTINRYNYSVPLGLIFVTTWCTLICISRLYLGMHTVLDIFAGLLLAVVLMVVVIPIISLIDIYLFTNLWILLIFLIISVLTIVYYPCSDRWTPTRGDTAMVVSVTAGIHFGAWLNYKTGLLLPALESPPYEIILPSCWGLIHIFLRFIIGFCCIIPNKVIIKHITYRVVSAIMHLDSQALINSENTLENRAKITSDLTYKFLFCFLFGVLTVYFLPQFFAIIGLERKEFYTEFL, encoded by the exons ATGGatgtaataaattacttaaaagaTGCCGAATTGGTtgcgaaaattcaaaaattttttggtgtCTATTATTCGGAGTCGATTGTGATTGAGAAAAATGGAGAAACAAGTGGTCTATGCCCCAAAAATggatctaaaaaaaatcaaaatggtTGTTTATcgataaataatagtaatttatgTCAAAATGATCGAGGTAATGAAAGTAGTAAAGCACAAGTTAATTGTACAGATTGCAGTTATGATGACAATAATGAAACCACCAAAGTTAAAGCTAAAAAGTTGAAGTTACCgattattagtaattattattggtACTATTTGTTTTTGTTCAGTACTCAGTTGGGTGATGAGATTTTTTATACCACGTTTATTCCTTTTTTGTTTTGGAATATTGATGCGGTTGTTGGCCGGAGAGTCGTTTTGGTCTGGGGCATTATTATGACAATAg gtcAAATACTAAAAGATATAATCCGATGGCCTCGACCGGAATGTCCTCCAGCAATAAAACTCCAAAACAAATGGTCTCAGGAATATGGAATGCCATCAACACACGCAGCAATAGGTGTTGCAATTCCATTTAgcattattatatttacaattaaccGTTACAATTACTCCGTACCACTAGGATTAATATTCGTTACGACATg gTGTACATTAATTTGTATAAGCCGTCTTTATCTCGGCATGCACACGGTACTGGATATTTTCGCGGGTTTATTACTCGCCGTAGTCCTCATGGTTGTAGTCATACCAATAATTAGCCTAatcgatatttatttatttaccaatTTATGGATTCTTCTGATATTTCTCATCATCAGCGTTCTTACTATCGTTTATTATCCCTGTAGTGATCGATGGACAcctacaag GGGTGACACTGCGATGGTCGTCTCAGTGACAGCAGGAATCCACTTCGGAGCATGGCTTAATTACAAGACTGGACTATTGTTACCTGCACTGGAGTCTCCGCcctatgaaattattttacccTCTTGCTGGGGTCTCATTCacatttttttgagatttatcATCGGGTTCTGCTGCATTATCCCCAACAAAGTAATTATCAAGCATATCACTTACAGAGTAGTTAGTGCCATTATGCACTTAGACTCTCAGGCGTTGATCAACAGCGAAAACACCCTAGAAAACCGGGCTAAAATCACCAGCGACTTGACTTATAAATTCTTGTTCTGTTTTCTGTTTGGTGTACTCACGGTTTACTTCTTGCCACAGTTTTTCGCAATCATAGGCCTTGAACGTAAAGAATTCTACACTGAATTCttataa